Proteins from a genomic interval of Aureimonas sp. AU20:
- a CDS encoding YihY/virulence factor BrkB family protein: MPVPGLRFAPNTTEETRRRASEPGRGRDASGPLGIPWRGWKDIAWRLWYSFFEDRVMLIAAGATFYLLLALFPALAVFVSLYGIVADPTTIADHIAYVGQFLPRAGTDILTSQLQYLVTRDPASLSIGFLSGLLFSLWSANNGVKTLFEAMNVAYGEQEERSFLRLNAIAFLFTMGAVFIGIVMFVTVGVVPIIMNLIGAESLTDELIAAARWPLVFVLAVGGISMVYRYGPSRARARWKWVFFGATLTACIWLLASMGFSWYLQNFANYGATYGSLGAVVGFMMWVWLSSTIFIIGAEINAEMEHQTAMDTTDKPDKPLGARGARVADTIGRSLAKEKRAH; encoded by the coding sequence ATGCCTGTGCCGGGCTTGCGCTTTGCCCCGAACACGACCGAGGAAACCCGCCGCCGCGCCAGCGAGCCGGGGCGGGGGCGCGACGCCAGTGGGCCGCTGGGCATCCCCTGGCGAGGCTGGAAGGACATCGCCTGGCGGCTTTGGTACTCGTTCTTCGAGGACCGGGTCATGCTGATCGCTGCCGGCGCGACCTTCTATCTCCTGCTGGCCCTGTTCCCGGCGCTGGCGGTCTTCGTCTCGCTCTATGGCATCGTCGCCGACCCGACCACGATCGCCGACCATATCGCCTATGTCGGCCAGTTTCTGCCGCGTGCCGGCACCGACATCTTGACCTCCCAGCTTCAATATCTCGTGACGCGCGATCCCGCCTCACTGTCGATCGGCTTCCTGTCGGGCCTTCTCTTCTCGCTCTGGAGCGCCAACAACGGCGTGAAGACGCTGTTCGAGGCGATGAACGTCGCCTATGGCGAGCAGGAGGAGCGTTCGTTCCTTCGGCTCAACGCCATCGCCTTCCTGTTCACCATGGGCGCGGTCTTCATCGGCATCGTGATGTTCGTGACGGTCGGCGTGGTGCCCATCATCATGAACCTGATCGGCGCGGAAAGCCTGACCGACGAACTGATCGCGGCGGCCCGCTGGCCGCTGGTCTTCGTTCTCGCGGTCGGCGGCATCAGCATGGTCTACCGCTATGGGCCGAGCCGCGCGCGGGCACGCTGGAAATGGGTCTTCTTCGGCGCCACGCTGACCGCCTGCATCTGGCTTCTCGCCTCGATGGGCTTCTCCTGGTACCTGCAGAACTTCGCCAATTACGGCGCCACCTATGGCTCGCTCGGCGCGGTGGTCGGCTTCATGATGTGGGTCTGGCTGTCCTCGACCATCTTCATCATCGGCGCCGAAATCAATGCCGAGATGGAGCACCAGACCGCGATGGATACGACCGACAAGCCGGACAAGCCGCTCGGCGCGCGGGGCGCGCGGGTCGCAGACACGATCGGCCGCAGCCTCGCCAAAGAAAAGCGGGCCCACTGA
- a CDS encoding S24 family peptidase: MFSHERIWTAIDLLAARCKLSPSGLARKAGLDPTTFNRSKRFAVDGRPRWPSTESIAKILEATGVAFSEFSSFLGSGLSPANLPARPSAAVPLIGFAQAGVGGFFDDAGFPVGQGWDEIELPGQDGMLYALEVSGQSMMPLYREGDVVIVSPGASVRRGDRVVAKTRDGEVMVKILQRQTAKTVELASVNPDFPDRQFAASEIEWIARILWASQ, encoded by the coding sequence ATGTTTTCCCACGAGCGCATCTGGACGGCGATCGATCTTCTGGCCGCCCGCTGCAAGCTGTCCCCCTCGGGCCTTGCCCGAAAGGCGGGGCTCGATCCCACGACCTTCAACCGCTCCAAGCGCTTTGCCGTCGACGGGCGGCCGCGCTGGCCCTCGACCGAATCGATCGCCAAGATCCTGGAGGCGACGGGCGTCGCGTTTTCCGAGTTCTCCTCGTTTCTGGGCAGTGGCCTGTCGCCGGCCAACCTGCCGGCGCGCCCCTCGGCCGCCGTGCCGCTGATCGGCTTCGCGCAGGCCGGCGTGGGCGGCTTCTTCGACGATGCCGGCTTTCCCGTGGGCCAGGGTTGGGACGAGATCGAACTGCCCGGCCAGGACGGCATGCTCTATGCGCTTGAGGTTTCCGGCCAGTCGATGATGCCGCTCTACCGTGAGGGCGACGTGGTGATCGTCTCGCCCGGCGCCTCGGTGCGGCGGGGGGACCGCGTCGTCGCCAAGACGCGGGACGGCGAGGTCATGGTGAAGATCCTGCAGCGGCAGACCGCCAAGACCGTGGAACTCGCCTCGGTCAACCCGGACTTTCCCGACCGCCAGTTCGCCGCGTCCGAGATCGAATGGATCGCCCGCATCCTTTGGGCCAGCCAGTAG
- a CDS encoding thermonuclease family protein: MRTFRIALGLCALLLAWMFLLPQTALGPVERRVARVETPETAASTPASSEAGATPNEAELTLGPVRTVGPVAVETVGPLHRLPPVVSGAAEPPVAAIPAAESEPEIAAAGETTQAPVEEAALAPEPAKPEVPGTRRLPFPIALDSGTIRSGETMIHIAGVAPIAPDARCADGPRSWPCGVRARTEFRAWLRGRTLVCDPAAEQAPEAPVACRLGEEDVGEWLVRNGWANAESGSRYEATANAARKESRGIWQFEIAQQ; encoded by the coding sequence ATGCGAACCTTTCGAATCGCGCTGGGTCTCTGCGCGCTTCTTCTGGCGTGGATGTTTCTCCTGCCGCAGACCGCGCTCGGGCCGGTGGAACGGCGCGTCGCGCGGGTCGAGACCCCTGAAACCGCAGCCTCGACGCCGGCTTCGAGCGAAGCGGGCGCCACGCCCAATGAGGCCGAACTCACCCTCGGTCCCGTGCGCACGGTCGGCCCCGTCGCGGTCGAGACCGTCGGCCCCCTGCACCGCCTGCCGCCGGTCGTGAGCGGCGCAGCCGAGCCGCCTGTCGCGGCGATTCCGGCCGCCGAGAGCGAGCCCGAGATCGCGGCCGCCGGGGAGACGACGCAAGCGCCCGTCGAGGAGGCCGCCCTCGCCCCGGAGCCGGCCAAGCCGGAAGTGCCGGGCACACGCCGCCTGCCCTTCCCGATCGCGCTGGACAGCGGCACGATCCGCTCCGGCGAGACGATGATCCATATCGCAGGCGTCGCGCCCATCGCGCCGGACGCGCGCTGCGCCGACGGGCCGCGCTCCTGGCCCTGCGGTGTGCGAGCGCGCACGGAGTTCCGGGCCTGGCTGCGAGGGCGCACGCTGGTCTGCGATCCCGCCGCCGAGCAGGCGCCGGAGGCGCCCGTCGCCTGCCGGCTGGGCGAAGAGGATGTCGGCGAATGGCTAGTGCGCAATGGCTGGGCCAATGCGGAGTCGGGCAGCCGCTACGAGGCGACGGCCAATGCCGCCCGCAAGGAAAGCCGGGGCATCTGGCAATTCGAGATCGCGCAGCAATAG
- a CDS encoding lysine--tRNA ligase has product MSDAPRPSVYDDATIHPEALTSNAWPFEEARKIVKRLERTGKGEALFETGYGPSGLPHIGTFGEVARTTMVRNAFRILTQDQVPTRLICFSDDMDGMRKIPENVPDRAALEPYLQKPLTNVPNPFGGQYASFAEHNNAMLCRFLDTFGFEYEFASATDYYRSGRFDTVLLRAAERYDDIMGVMLPTLGTERQATYSPFLPISPKTGRVLYVPMKHVDAKAGTVTFLDEDGTETTLPVTGGAVKLQWKPDFGMRWAALDVDFEMFGKDHQTNAGVYDRICEILGGEAPEHFVYELFLDAEGAKISKSKGNGLSIEDWLTYASPESLGLYMFNKPRAAKRLHFDVIPKAVEDYYAFASAFDRQDAKSRLQNPVFHIHNGEPPVKGIAVPFALLLNLVSASNASDAKTLWGFISRYAPGVTAESDPELDRLVSYALRYFEDFVRPAKRFRAPDDVERGALEALDEKLASLALDADAGAIQDAVLDVARPLPRYQDAKKKGPDGGPGVSLEWFSALYQILIGQERGPRFGSFVALYGIAETRRLIRDALEGRLQPLA; this is encoded by the coding sequence ATGTCCGACGCGCCGCGGCCTTCCGTTTATGACGATGCCACGATCCACCCGGAGGCGTTGACCTCCAATGCCTGGCCCTTCGAGGAAGCGCGCAAGATCGTCAAGCGGCTGGAGCGGACCGGCAAGGGCGAGGCTCTGTTCGAAACGGGATACGGCCCTTCGGGCCTGCCCCATATCGGCACGTTTGGGGAAGTGGCGCGCACCACCATGGTGCGCAACGCCTTCCGCATCCTGACGCAGGACCAGGTGCCGACGCGGCTGATCTGCTTTTCCGACGACATGGACGGGATGCGCAAGATTCCCGAGAACGTGCCCGATCGCGCCGCGCTCGAGCCCTATCTCCAGAAGCCGTTGACGAATGTGCCCAATCCGTTCGGTGGCCAGTATGCGAGCTTCGCCGAGCACAACAACGCCATGCTCTGCCGCTTCCTCGACACGTTCGGCTTCGAATACGAGTTCGCCAGCGCGACCGACTATTATCGCTCGGGCCGCTTCGACACGGTGCTCTTGCGCGCGGCCGAGCGCTATGACGACATCATGGGCGTCATGCTGCCGACGCTGGGGACGGAGCGCCAAGCGACCTACAGCCCCTTCTTGCCGATCTCGCCCAAGACCGGCCGGGTCCTCTACGTGCCGATGAAGCATGTCGACGCCAAGGCCGGCACCGTCACCTTCCTCGACGAGGACGGAACGGAGACGACGCTGCCGGTCACCGGTGGGGCGGTGAAGCTGCAGTGGAAGCCCGATTTCGGCATGCGCTGGGCCGCGCTCGACGTCGATTTCGAGATGTTCGGCAAAGACCATCAGACCAATGCCGGGGTCTACGACCGGATCTGCGAGATCTTGGGCGGCGAGGCGCCGGAGCATTTCGTCTACGAACTCTTCCTCGACGCGGAAGGGGCGAAGATTTCCAAGTCGAAGGGCAACGGCCTGTCGATCGAGGACTGGCTGACCTACGCCTCGCCGGAAAGCCTCGGCCTTTACATGTTCAACAAGCCGCGCGCCGCCAAGCGTCTGCATTTCGACGTGATCCCCAAGGCGGTGGAGGATTACTACGCCTTCGCCAGCGCCTTCGACCGGCAAGACGCCAAGTCCCGCCTGCAGAATCCGGTGTTCCACATCCACAATGGCGAGCCGCCGGTAAAGGGCATCGCCGTGCCCTTCGCGCTGCTGCTCAACCTCGTTTCGGCCTCCAACGCCTCCGACGCCAAGACCCTCTGGGGCTTCATCTCGCGCTATGCGCCGGGCGTCACCGCCGAGAGCGATCCCGAGCTCGATCGGCTGGTGAGCTACGCCTTGCGCTATTTCGAGGATTTCGTGCGTCCGGCCAAGCGGTTCCGCGCGCCGGATGACGTGGAACGCGGGGCGTTGGAAGCTTTGGACGAGAAACTCGCCAGCCTTGCACTGGATGCCGATGCCGGCGCGATTCAGGACGCAGTGCTCGACGTGGCCCGGCCGCTGCCGCGCTACCAGGACGCCAAGAAGAAGGGGCCGGACGGCGGCCCCGGCGTGTCGCTGGAATGGTTCTCGGCGCTCTACCAGATCCTGATCGGGCAGGAGCGGGGGCCTCGCTTCGGCTCCTTCGTCGCACTCTACGGCATCGCCGAAACGCGCCGGCTGATCCGCGATGCGTTGGAAGGCCGGCTCCAGCCGCTGGCCTGA
- a CDS encoding transporter substrate-binding domain-containing protein has product MKPTGARNFGVLSRLRNLSVALLLLAEPASAQQAVETPNFRDQAQRLAEPDLSARTRIRFLTAVDYPPFNFLDQRGRLTGFHVDLARAICEELNVTAICQIEARPFAELASALESGEGDAVVAGLAIAAENRARFAFTQPFLRFPARFLVARGTDLSQSLRTGLAGADIGVVAGSAHEAMLRSFFPQARAVAFDSPADAQAALRSNRVRALFGDGVALSFWQASEAAGECCEFAGGPYLSDRFLGEGLGIAVREDDPQLAAAFDYAIGRIVRDKRLSELLLRYFPISAF; this is encoded by the coding sequence ATGAAACCAACCGGCGCGCGAAACTTCGGCGTCTTGTCGCGCCTACGCAACCTGTCGGTTGCTCTGCTGCTTCTGGCCGAGCCGGCCAGCGCCCAGCAGGCCGTCGAGACACCGAATTTCCGCGATCAGGCGCAGCGTCTGGCCGAGCCCGACCTTTCCGCCCGCACACGGATTCGCTTCCTCACGGCGGTCGATTATCCCCCGTTCAACTTTCTCGACCAGCGCGGCCGGCTGACGGGTTTCCATGTCGATCTCGCCCGCGCGATCTGCGAGGAGCTGAACGTCACCGCGATCTGCCAGATCGAGGCGCGGCCCTTCGCCGAGCTCGCCTCCGCCTTGGAGAGCGGGGAGGGAGACGCCGTCGTCGCCGGGCTGGCGATCGCGGCCGAGAACCGCGCGCGCTTCGCCTTCACGCAGCCCTTCCTGCGCTTCCCCGCCCGCTTTCTCGTCGCGCGGGGGACGGACCTTTCGCAATCGCTGCGCACGGGGCTGGCGGGCGCCGACATCGGCGTCGTGGCCGGCAGCGCACACGAGGCGATGCTCCGCTCCTTCTTCCCGCAGGCGCGCGCCGTCGCTTTCGATTCGCCCGCCGATGCGCAAGCGGCGCTGCGCTCCAACCGTGTTCGAGCTCTGTTCGGGGACGGCGTCGCCCTGTCCTTCTGGCAGGCGAGCGAAGCGGCGGGGGAATGCTGCGAGTTCGCCGGCGGCCCCTATCTCTCCGATCGGTTCCTGGGGGAAGGGCTGGGGATCGCCGTGCGCGAGGACGATCCGCAGCTGGCAGCGGCCTTCGACTACGCGATCGGGCGCATCGTGCGCGACAAGCGCCTGTCGGAGCTTCTCCTGCGCTACTTCCCGATCAGCGCCTTCTGA
- a CDS encoding glycosyltransferase family 2 protein, with protein MYGAAAGFGKPAGLIVEQASDAARAAVEQRLLDAFLRHAGLDLARFRLIQASARHNGSSLDEELVSQRVLTEEELASAFSRTLGLPYEAIEPGITILRNARGEWQCGPRHLKGCGTGFEVLFHFNPMLGRLAELAEAIEALGPLRAALRIATRSDIARARAAFTAQERSDRARLSLAADHHRLSAREVMTPPQAAVLTLTVVLIFFAWAKLAWFWTGVHALCSVCAMGLTSFRLAVLSETPPLAETEARAAAQAQARVTDEGLPVYSVLVALHREAAMAPSIVAAMAALDWPRSKLEVFFVCEASDPETVHAVERAIGGEPNFFVIATPRTDPLTKPKALNFTLPLARGEFLVLYDAEDRPAPNQLRAAFSAFREGSPDLACLQAPLAVRNADDGWFEAMFAIEYDVLFRATLPWLAACDLPIPLGGTSNHFRRDVLMSVGGWDSHNVAEDADLGIRLARLGYRTGVIAAPTSETATGCWRDWRNQRTRWIKGWMQTWLVHMRDPIRLLRELGWRNVLAFQIVFGGMVASSLLHVVFGLSLLSAGLASLAGDDDPLIGLGVLAFLDVANLALAYASFIALARRVTPVGRRRHLTRLWSLWAYWFLVSVAGVRAALQLMRAPHRWEKTPHGPKAMRVSAQPGARVVQSPSTTSA; from the coding sequence TTGTATGGCGCGGCGGCCGGCTTCGGCAAGCCGGCGGGGCTGATCGTCGAACAAGCATCGGACGCGGCGCGGGCCGCCGTCGAGCAGCGCCTGCTTGACGCCTTTCTGCGCCATGCCGGTCTCGACCTCGCTCGTTTCCGCCTGATCCAGGCATCGGCGCGCCACAACGGATCGAGCCTCGACGAAGAGCTTGTGTCCCAACGCGTCCTGACGGAGGAGGAACTGGCGAGCGCGTTCAGCCGAACGCTCGGCCTGCCCTACGAGGCGATCGAGCCCGGCATCACGATCCTGCGCAACGCGCGCGGGGAGTGGCAGTGCGGCCCGAGGCACCTGAAGGGCTGCGGCACCGGGTTCGAGGTGCTCTTCCATTTCAACCCGATGCTCGGCCGACTGGCGGAACTGGCGGAGGCGATCGAAGCGCTCGGCCCCCTTCGGGCGGCGCTGCGCATCGCCACGCGAAGCGACATCGCCCGCGCGCGGGCCGCCTTCACCGCGCAGGAGCGCTCGGATCGCGCGAGACTCAGCTTAGCCGCCGACCATCATCGCCTGTCCGCGCGCGAGGTGATGACGCCGCCCCAGGCCGCGGTGCTGACGCTCACCGTCGTGCTGATTTTCTTCGCCTGGGCCAAGCTGGCCTGGTTCTGGACGGGTGTTCACGCGCTTTGCAGCGTCTGCGCCATGGGGCTCACCAGCTTTCGCCTGGCCGTCCTGTCCGAAACCCCGCCCTTGGCGGAGACGGAGGCGCGGGCCGCCGCCCAAGCGCAGGCGCGGGTGACGGACGAGGGCCTGCCGGTCTATTCCGTGCTGGTCGCGCTCCACCGCGAAGCGGCGATGGCGCCCTCCATCGTGGCGGCCATGGCCGCACTCGACTGGCCCCGCTCCAAGCTCGAAGTCTTCTTCGTCTGCGAGGCGTCCGACCCCGAGACCGTCCATGCCGTGGAACGCGCAATCGGCGGCGAGCCGAACTTCTTCGTCATCGCCACGCCGCGCACCGATCCGCTGACCAAGCCCAAGGCGCTGAACTTCACCCTGCCGCTCGCGCGCGGCGAGTTCCTCGTTCTCTACGACGCGGAGGACCGCCCCGCCCCCAATCAGCTTCGGGCCGCTTTTTCCGCCTTTCGTGAGGGCTCGCCCGACCTCGCCTGCCTTCAAGCGCCGCTGGCCGTCCGCAATGCCGACGACGGCTGGTTCGAAGCCATGTTCGCGATCGAATACGACGTCTTGTTCCGGGCCACCCTACCCTGGCTCGCGGCGTGCGATCTGCCGATCCCACTGGGCGGCACGTCCAACCATTTCCGGCGCGACGTGCTGATGAGTGTCGGGGGTTGGGACAGCCACAATGTCGCGGAAGATGCCGACCTCGGCATTCGTCTCGCCCGCCTGGGATACCGGACCGGCGTCATCGCGGCTCCCACCTCGGAAACCGCGACGGGATGCTGGCGCGACTGGCGTAACCAGCGCACGCGCTGGATCAAGGGATGGATGCAGACCTGGCTCGTCCACATGCGCGACCCCATCCGGCTCCTGCGCGAGCTCGGCTGGCGCAACGTCCTGGCCTTTCAGATCGTCTTCGGCGGGATGGTGGCGTCCAGCCTTCTGCATGTCGTCTTCGGGCTGTCGCTGCTCAGCGCAGGTCTGGCCTCGCTCGCGGGCGACGACGATCCGCTCATAGGCCTCGGCGTGCTGGCGTTTCTGGATGTCGCCAATCTGGCGCTGGCCTATGCCAGCTTCATCGCCCTCGCGCGCCGGGTCACGCCAGTAGGGCGACGTCGCCATCTCACCCGGCTCTGGTCGCTCTGGGCCTACTGGTTCCTGGTCAGCGTCGCCGGCGTGCGGGCCGCGCTCCAGCTGATGCGCGCCCCGCATCGCTGGGAGAAGACCCCGCATGGCCCGAAGGCGATGCGGGTTTCGGCGCAGCCCGGCGCGCGTGTCGTTCAGTCGCCGTCGACGACCTCGGCGTGA
- a CDS encoding DUF2188 domain-containing protein, whose protein sequence is MSNIRYEVVEHDGGWAYKVGDVFSETFRSHDDALAAARDASARQELAGETEGIVYQDREGGWHEEVSRGDDRPHAEVVDGD, encoded by the coding sequence ATGTCGAACATCCGCTACGAGGTCGTTGAACACGATGGCGGCTGGGCCTACAAGGTCGGCGACGTTTTTTCCGAGACCTTTCGCTCGCATGACGACGCGCTCGCCGCCGCGCGCGACGCCTCGGCCCGACAGGAACTGGCCGGCGAAACCGAAGGCATCGTCTATCAGGACCGAGAAGGCGGCTGGCACGAGGAGGTCTCGCGCGGCGACGACCGGCCTCACGCCGAGGTCGTCGACGGCGACTGA
- a CDS encoding NUDIX hydrolase, with product MKDRRQIGAIAYSHDAEAGLRILLVTSRETGRWVIPKGWPMKSKLPHQAAAQEAFEEAGVEGSIAKKAAGTYRYPKTLRNGDVVSCRVKVYPMEVKKLASKWPEASERKRRWFSTEDAAAAVVEPDLAKIFLSIGQIVS from the coding sequence ATGAAAGATCGCAGGCAGATCGGCGCCATCGCCTATTCCCATGATGCCGAAGCGGGCCTGCGCATCCTTCTGGTGACGTCGCGCGAGACAGGCCGCTGGGTCATCCCGAAGGGCTGGCCGATGAAGTCCAAGCTGCCGCATCAGGCGGCGGCGCAGGAGGCTTTCGAGGAGGCGGGCGTCGAAGGGTCGATCGCAAAGAAGGCGGCCGGCACCTATCGCTATCCCAAGACGCTGCGCAATGGCGACGTCGTGTCCTGCCGGGTCAAGGTCTATCCGATGGAGGTGAAGAAGCTCGCCTCGAAATGGCCCGAGGCGAGCGAGCGCAAGCGGCGCTGGTTCAGCACCGAGGACGCGGCCGCCGCCGTGGTGGAGCCGGATCTGGCCAAGATTTTCCTCTCGATCGGCCAGATCGTCAGCTAA
- the fdhD gene encoding formate dehydrogenase accessory sulfurtransferase FdhD: protein MAETYRAAPLLAWRDGHFVRQERNVPAETAVALSVNGSTHAVMMATPADLREFAIGLALSERIVSTIGDIETLEIEQTDSGYDCRLWLAPSLAARYVARRRLMTGPVGCGLCGVESLEQTRPELPELADRLRVAPEAIVKAVADLGARQTLGAATRAVHAAAFAAVDGTIQVVREDVGRHNALDKVAGWLALEGVAAGEGFLVMTSRVSVELVQKAAVMGCELLAAVSAPTALALDSAEVAGLTLVVVVRGPDFELATHPQRVLGAVG from the coding sequence TTGGCCGAGACCTATCGAGCCGCCCCCCTTCTGGCTTGGCGCGACGGCCATTTCGTGAGGCAGGAGCGGAACGTGCCCGCCGAGACGGCCGTCGCCCTCTCGGTCAACGGCTCGACCCATGCGGTGATGATGGCGACGCCGGCCGACCTGCGCGAGTTCGCCATCGGCCTCGCGCTCAGCGAGCGGATCGTGAGCACCATCGGCGACATCGAAACGCTCGAGATCGAGCAAACGGACAGCGGCTACGACTGCCGGCTCTGGCTGGCGCCGAGCCTTGCGGCCCGCTATGTCGCGCGTCGGCGGCTGATGACGGGGCCGGTGGGGTGCGGATTGTGCGGCGTCGAGAGCCTGGAGCAAACGCGGCCCGAATTGCCTGAACTCGCCGATCGGCTGCGCGTCGCGCCCGAGGCCATCGTGAAGGCCGTGGCCGATCTCGGCGCGCGCCAGACGCTGGGCGCCGCCACGAGGGCGGTGCATGCGGCGGCTTTCGCTGCGGTGGACGGCACGATTCAGGTGGTGCGCGAGGATGTCGGCCGCCACAACGCGCTCGACAAGGTGGCCGGCTGGCTCGCTTTGGAAGGCGTGGCGGCGGGCGAGGGGTTCCTGGTGATGACCAGCCGCGTGTCCGTCGAACTCGTGCAAAAGGCCGCGGTGATGGGCTGCGAGTTGCTCGCGGCTGTTTCGGCGCCGACGGCGCTGGCCCTCGACAGCGCTGAGGTGGCGGGGCTGACGCTCGTCGTCGTGGTGCGAGGCCCTGATTTCGAACTCGCCACTCATCCGCAGCGAGTTCTCGGCGCGGTCGGTTAG
- a CDS encoding TerC family protein — MSDFFSAELAALFQVLFIDIVLAGDNAVVVGLAAAGVDPAIRRKVIFLGIAGAVVLRILFALVAVQLLAIVGLTLAGGILLLWVCWKMFREIRESDSADEEAARIAAEGKKHKTFGQALFQIIIADVSMSLDNVLAVAGAARDHLTVLVIGLLISVVLMGAAATLIANLLHKYRWIAWVGLAVIFFVALRMIYHGWDDVACHVQTLSSYCSGIAVEGAAH, encoded by the coding sequence GTGAGCGACTTTTTCTCAGCCGAACTGGCCGCCCTGTTCCAGGTTCTGTTCATCGATATCGTTCTGGCGGGCGACAATGCCGTGGTCGTGGGCCTTGCCGCAGCCGGCGTCGATCCGGCGATCCGCCGCAAGGTCATCTTTCTCGGCATTGCCGGCGCGGTGGTCCTGCGCATCCTCTTCGCGCTCGTCGCGGTGCAGCTTCTGGCGATCGTCGGCCTGACGCTGGCCGGCGGCATCCTTCTGCTCTGGGTCTGCTGGAAGATGTTCCGCGAGATCCGCGAGAGCGACAGCGCCGACGAGGAAGCGGCCAGGATCGCGGCGGAAGGCAAGAAGCACAAGACCTTCGGCCAGGCGCTGTTCCAGATCATCATCGCCGACGTGTCCATGTCGCTCGACAACGTGCTGGCGGTGGCCGGCGCGGCGCGCGACCACCTGACGGTTCTAGTGATCGGTCTCCTGATCTCGGTCGTGCTTATGGGCGCGGCCGCCACATTGATCGCCAATCTCCTGCATAAGTACCGCTGGATCGCCTGGGTGGGCCTTGCCGTCATCTTCTTCGTGGCGCTTCGCATGATCTACCACGGGTGGGACGACGTGGCCTGCCATGTCCAGACGCTGTCGAGCTACTGCTCGGGCATCGCCGTTGAAGGAGCCGCCCATTGA
- the queF gene encoding preQ(1) synthase, producing MTSESTENLTQLGRDTRPTASPEEAVLETVPFARRTDPGAVVRFTCPEFTSLCPVTGQPDFAHIVIDYVPNERLVESKSLKLFLTSFRNHGAFHEDCTVMIAQRIVEATRPLWLRIGGYWYPRGGIPIDVFWQTGAPPAGVFLPDQGAPTYRGRG from the coding sequence TTGACCTCAGAATCGACCGAAAACCTGACGCAGCTTGGCCGGGACACGCGCCCGACCGCCAGCCCCGAGGAAGCCGTTCTGGAAACGGTCCCCTTCGCGCGGCGCACCGACCCCGGCGCGGTGGTGCGTTTTACCTGCCCCGAATTTACCTCGCTCTGCCCGGTGACGGGCCAGCCGGACTTCGCCCATATTGTCATCGACTACGTGCCGAATGAGCGACTGGTGGAATCGAAATCGCTTAAGCTGTTTCTGACGAGCTTCCGCAACCACGGCGCCTTTCACGAGGACTGCACTGTGATGATCGCGCAGCGCATCGTGGAGGCGACGCGCCCGCTCTGGCTGCGGATCGGTGGCTATTGGTATCCGCGCGGAGGCATTCCGATCGACGTGTTCTGGCAGACGGGCGCACCCCCTGCCGGCGTGTTCCTCCCCGACCAGGGCGCCCCGACCTATCGCGGGCGCGGCTGA